A portion of the Prinia subflava isolate CZ2003 ecotype Zambia chromosome 35, Cam_Psub_1.2, whole genome shotgun sequence genome contains these proteins:
- the SEMA6C gene encoding semaphorin-6C, translating into MPGVPLPFVVVLLLLLARAPAQSFPRDLVARSTVGLAATAAYPRFGGLRGDNGTARLGLDFQRMLRLNGTLLVAARDHIYAFDLGQDKGTLYPERHLTWETQDRENCAMRGRRQDECHNYIRVLVPRDAETLLACGTNAFSPLCRTYQVSSLAQQGEEVSGQARCPFDAKQSIVALFVDGSLYSATVADFQASDAVIYRSLSPGQAPLRTLKYSSRWLQEPHFVQVLPYGPYVYFFFREVAVELSALGKVLVARVARVCRNDRGGSPRVLERRWTSFLKVRLQCSVPGDTVFDFDVLEAVTPPQTLHGRPAVLALFGTQPNSIPGSAVCAFYLADVEKSFEGPFAEPRGATWTPVPEDRVPQPRPGCCAGMGPAAGVVTSGDFPDETLVFAKEHPLLHGAVRPAGGRPLFTRTGTRLTQLAVDTGAGPRGNHTVLFLGAEDGRVLKVLAAAQPPKGTQPPGGTVAPADTRELGDSRDSSARTLLLEEISLYDPGRCRSPRGAGVPSRVLGLELHPPGRELIVAFAGCLLRLPLSRCGRHGSCRGSCLAARDPYCVWLPSRGCVPFSEDLPSGFQQDTEGSLGISGTCQGAAEDGDKDRDLAHGVRQPGPGADATVPVPVLVGCVLGAFALGALATGLVATCCQRPAVPKPPPEPPCAPRSPAQPPVPRLYPALPPQGAAAAVRDSPEPPAPPPARADRADRADREPRRGPAAALRPAEPPGPGPPARAAREEGPQGLRGGSAWPGTPPGSASFANRVLPRSAGPPLGPHDRAPVRLDVPPDSPPAPRRPLAQSRSLGGTPVSPPGPPRGLTRMHSLGTPAGTPWGPRPGALERSLSMKPPVLPKPLLLPAAPGRP; encoded by the exons ATGCCGGGGGTCCCGCTGCCCTTCGTcgtcgtcctcctcctcctcctcgcccgGGCTCCCGCGCAGTCCTTCCCGCGGGACCTGGTGGCTCGCAGCACCGTGGGGCTGGCAG CCACCGCCGCCTACCCGCGCTTCGGGGGCCTCCGGGGGGACAACGGCACGGCCCGGCTCGGCCTCGATTTCCAGCGGATGCTGCGGCTCAACGGGACGCTGCTCGTGGCTGCCCG GGACCACATCTACGCCTTCGACCTGGGGCAGGACAAGGGGACGCTGTACCCCGAGCGG CACCTCACCTGGGAGACGCAGGACAGGGAGAACTGCGCCATGCGGGGCCGGCGGCAG gACGAGTGTCACAACTACATCCGGGTGCTGGTGCCCCGCGACGCCGAGACCCTCCTGGCCTGTGGCACCAACGCCTTCAGCCCCCTGTGCCGCACCTACCAg gtgagcagcctggcacagcagggtgaGGAGGTCAGTGGCCAGGCCCGGTGCCCCTTTGACGCCAAGCAAAGCATCGTCGCCCTCTTTGTCG ATGGCAGCCTGTACTCGGCCACGGTGGCCGATTTCCAGGCGAGTGATGCCGTGATCTACCGCAGCCTGAGCCCCGGGCAGGCTCCCCTGCGCACCCTCAAGTACAGCTCCCGCTGGCTGCAGG AACCCCACTTTGTTCAGGTGCTGCCCTACGGCCCCTACGTCTACTTCTTCTTCAGGGAGGTGGCAGTGGAGCTCAGCGCCCTGGGCAAG GTGTTGGTGGCCCGGGTGGCCCGGGTGTGCCGCAATGACCGCGGCGGGTCCCCGCGGGTGCTGGAGCGGCGCTGGACGTCCTTCCTGAAGGTGCGGCTGCAGTGCTCCGTCCCTGGGGACACCGTCTTCGACTTCGATGTCCTGGAGGCCGTGACGCCCCCCCAGACCCTGCACGGGCGCCCCGCTGTCCTCGCCCTCTTTGGCACCCAACCCAACag CATCCCTGGCTCGGCCGTCTGCGCCTTCTACCTGGCAGACGTGGAGAAGTCCTTCGAGGGTCCCTTCGCCGAGCCCCGCGGGGCCACCTGGACCCCGGTGCCAGAGGACAGGGTCCCTCAGCCCAG GCCGGGCTGCTGCGCCGGGATGGGACCTGCTGCCGGTGTTGTCACCTCCGGGGACTTCCCTGACGAGACGCTGGTGTTCGCCAAGGAGCACCCGCTGCTGCACGGCGCCGTGCgccccgcgggcgggcggccgcTCTTCACCCGCACCGGCACCAG gCTGACCCAGCTGGCCGTGGACACGGGCGCGGGGCCCCGCGGGAACCACACCGTGCTGTTCCTGGGCGCCGAGGACGGGCGGGTGCTGAaggtcctggcagctgcacagcccccCAAGGGCACCCAGCCCCCCGGGGGCACCGTGGCACCGGCGGACACCCGAGagctgggggacagcagggacagcagtgccaggacactgctgctggaggagatcAGCCTCTACGACCCCGGGCG GTGCCGCAGCCcgcggggcgccggggtcccCAGCcgggtgctggggctggagctgcacccGCCGGGCCGGGAGCTGATCGTGGCCTTCGCCGGGTGCCTGCTGCGGCTGCCCCTGAGCCGCTGCGGCCGCCACGGCTCCTGCCGGgg gagctgcctggctgcccGTGACCCCTACTGTGTCTGGCTGCCCTCCAGGGGCTGCGTCCCCTTCTCCGAGGACCTTCC gAGCGGCTTCCAGCAGGACACGGAAGGATCCCTGGGGATCAGTGGGACCTGCCAAG gggctgcagaggacggtgacaaggacagggacctggCCCACG GTGTGCGGCAACCCGGGCCGGGCGCCGACGCGAcggtgccggtgccggtacTCGTGGGCTGCGTGCTGGGCGCCTTCGCGCTGGGGGCCCTGGCCACCGGGCTGGTGGCCACCTGCTGCCAGCGCCCCGCCGTCCCCAAGCCCCCCCCGGAGCCGCCCTGCGCCCCGCGGAGCCCGGCGCAGCCGCCCGTGCCCCGCCTGTaccccgcgctgccgccgcagggcgcggccgcggccgtgcgggacagccccgagccccccgcaccgcccccggcccgggcggACCGGGCGGACCGGGCGGACCgggagccccggcgcggccccgccgccgccctgcgccccgcggagccccccgggccgggccccccGGCCAGGGCGGCCCGGGAGGAGGGTCCGCAGGGGCTGCGCGGGGGCTCGGCGTGgcccgggacccccccgggcAGCGCCTCCTTCGCCAACCGGGTCCTGCCCCGCTCCGCCGGGCCCCCCCTGGGCCCCCACGACCGCGCCCCGGTGCGCCTGGACGTGCCCCCCGacagccccccggccccgcggcggccGCTGGCGCAGAGCCGCTCGCTGGGGGGGACCCCCGTGAGCCCCCCCGGGCCGCCGCGGGGCCTCACCCGAATGCACTCGCTGGGGACACCCgcggggacaccctggggacccCGGCCCGGCGCCCTGGAGCGCTCCCTGTCCATGAAGCCCCCCGTGCTGCCCAagccgctgctgctgcccgcggccccggggcggccCTGA
- the NUDT17 gene encoding nucleoside diphosphate-linked moiety X motif 17 isoform X1: protein MASARVLVHVRRAGAGGAAAFGQSVTGAFCAPRSDVALVSCGLERGHFLISDVPFPGSAVTVLKRPPFCPAKLGGATPGDRGGQPGVAAAVAVLLEAACGHVLLTRRAATLRHFPNVWVPPGGHLEPGEELVTAGLRELAEETGLRLEPGTFSWHLLGLWESLFPPTLSWGPPRCHHIVTYLGLRSAEPRQQLQARLSPSPCEVSAVAWLEPLVLEAIAATEDGAEGPRPGSGPGSGSGSGSGSGSGSGSGSGSLPGELPATVGITELSADGFRSSRIPTGTLLRRAPARGPDLERVSTGTKFALGRWRAGPGRE, encoded by the exons ATGGCGAGCGCGCGCGTGCTCGTGCACGTGCGGCgcgcgggggcggggggggcggCGGCGTTCGGGCAG AGTGTCACCGGCGCGTTCTGCGCGCCGCGCTCGGACGTGGCCCTGGTGAGCTGCGGGCTGGAGCGCGGCCACTTCCTCATCTCCGATGTGCCCTTCCCCGGCTCCGCCGTCACCGTCCTCAAG AGACCCCCGTTCTGCCCCGCCAAGCTGGGAGGGGCCACGCCGGGTGACCGGGGGGGACAGCCGGGGGTGGCCGCAGCAGTGGCCGTGCTGCTGGAGGCCGCCTGCGGCCACGTCCTGCTGACCCGCCGGGCCGCGACCCTGCGCCACTTCCCCAATGTCTGGGTGCCGCCAG GTGGGCACTTGGAGCCAGGAGAAGAG ctGGTGACCGCAGGGCTGCGGGAGCTGGCCGAGGAGACGGGGCTGCGCCTGGAGCCCGGCACCTTCTCGTGGCACCTGCTCGGCCTCTGGGAG TCCCTGTTCCCCCCCACGCTGAGCTGGGGGCCACCGCGCTGCCATCACATCGTCACCTACCTGGGGCTGCGCTCGGCCGAGCCCcgccagcagctgcag GCCCGGCTGTCCCCGAGCCCGTGTGAGGTCAGCGCCgtggcctggctggagcctctGGTCCTGGAGGCCATCGCTGCCACCGAGGATGGAGCCGAGGGACCGAGACCGGGATCGGgaccgggatcgggatcgggatcgggatcgggatcgggatcgggatcgggatcgggatcgggatcgcTCCCCGGAGAGCTGCCGGCCACCGTGGG gaTCACGGAGCTCAGCGCCGACGGCTTCCGCAGCTCCCGGATCCCCACCGGGACCCTCCTGCGCCgggccccggcccgcggccCCGACCTGGAGCGCGTCAGCACCGGCACCAAATTCGCGCTGGGGCGGTGGCGGGCGGGGCCAGGCCGGGAATAA
- the NUDT17 gene encoding nucleoside diphosphate-linked moiety X motif 17 isoform X2 — translation MASARVLVHVRRAGAGGAAAFGQSVTGAFCAPRSDVALVSCGLERGHFLISDVPFPGSAVTVLKRPPFCPAKLGGATPGDRGGQPGVAAAVAVLLEAACGHVLLTRRAATLRHFPNVWVPPGGHLEPGEELVTAGLRELAEETGLRLEPGTFSWHLLGLWEARLSPSPCEVSAVAWLEPLVLEAIAATEDGAEGPRPGSGPGSGSGSGSGSGSGSGSGSGSLPGELPATVGITELSADGFRSSRIPTGTLLRRAPARGPDLERVSTGTKFALGRWRAGPGRE, via the exons ATGGCGAGCGCGCGCGTGCTCGTGCACGTGCGGCgcgcgggggcggggggggcggCGGCGTTCGGGCAG AGTGTCACCGGCGCGTTCTGCGCGCCGCGCTCGGACGTGGCCCTGGTGAGCTGCGGGCTGGAGCGCGGCCACTTCCTCATCTCCGATGTGCCCTTCCCCGGCTCCGCCGTCACCGTCCTCAAG AGACCCCCGTTCTGCCCCGCCAAGCTGGGAGGGGCCACGCCGGGTGACCGGGGGGGACAGCCGGGGGTGGCCGCAGCAGTGGCCGTGCTGCTGGAGGCCGCCTGCGGCCACGTCCTGCTGACCCGCCGGGCCGCGACCCTGCGCCACTTCCCCAATGTCTGGGTGCCGCCAG GTGGGCACTTGGAGCCAGGAGAAGAG ctGGTGACCGCAGGGCTGCGGGAGCTGGCCGAGGAGACGGGGCTGCGCCTGGAGCCCGGCACCTTCTCGTGGCACCTGCTCGGCCTCTGGGAG GCCCGGCTGTCCCCGAGCCCGTGTGAGGTCAGCGCCgtggcctggctggagcctctGGTCCTGGAGGCCATCGCTGCCACCGAGGATGGAGCCGAGGGACCGAGACCGGGATCGGgaccgggatcgggatcgggatcgggatcgggatcgggatcgggatcgggatcgggatcgggatcgcTCCCCGGAGAGCTGCCGGCCACCGTGGG gaTCACGGAGCTCAGCGCCGACGGCTTCCGCAGCTCCCGGATCCCCACCGGGACCCTCCTGCGCCgggccccggcccgcggccCCGACCTGGAGCGCGTCAGCACCGGCACCAAATTCGCGCTGGGGCGGTGGCGGGCGGGGCCAGGCCGGGAATAA
- the ANKRD35 gene encoding LOW QUALITY PROTEIN: ankyrin repeat domain-containing protein 35 (The sequence of the model RefSeq protein was modified relative to this genomic sequence to represent the inferred CDS: inserted 2 bases in 1 codon), which translates to MRRMFSCSSSQVTMESWTRQDQKLLDAVTRGDVARVAALAARKAARPAKLNARGQSALHLAAAEGLTECLTLLLEHGAPVNGTNDDGSTALHLATIACQPQCVKVLLQHGANEHHVDGQNRTPLHWAASSGCASSVLLLCDHEAPLDVPDTHGQTPLMLAAQGNHAAVCAQLLRRGAEPGLADRDGRTALELALAHGSLEAAELLQGHKRDGDTGNVTRNGTGKAPSQALQKVPPCRRRENGAGQVGIRGEEEEEEEAEEQRDGSAAPQLWEELQRKTLECRRLEEAAEGTRRRLRELVRLLPGRDAGEDEEEEEDGACLELLARCVAELRKRTRDEEWEGGHGSAEAPALLPFLAWLGEECSKMREAKAGAFSRSQELRREAEDSLRDGAGGRSAAAWEQLAAGLEQALEQQDQIHARILQGSQTLLGKLHREPACRCAVNGTEPAPGGKSREEIPRENGRMEKELLELREGNGKLLVELARLGRERERLQQELRELRGPGTRDEARRLRRELRALRDGLGERVREAGGDGGAGILRDLHRRLDALVRSQHDALQLLTEMEGEAGETPGSGGEGGLPAEPEVPQGPERGTAGVPAGSEVERWREAAAAAEARAAGRERELRELRESAEGRERSLAALRERAARLERACRDKDGKLKQLLAETEKLSAEVLGLRGRSAQLQLQLEVQQKQHRDTVAVYRSHLLQAAQGFMDQGVHAALLRILRAEAXGPWH; encoded by the exons ATGAGGAGGAtgttctcctgctccagctcgCAAGTGACG ATGGAGAGCTGGACGCGGCAGGACCAGAAGCTCCTGGACGCGGTGACACGCGGGGACGTGGCGCGGGTGGCCGCCCTGGCCGCCCGCAAGGCCGCCCGCCCCGCCAAGCTCAACGCCAGGGGACAGTCCGC GCTCCACCTGGCCGCGGCCGAGGGTCTCACCGAGTGCCTGacgctgctgctggagcacgGGGCCCCCGTCAATGGCACGAACGATGACG GCAGCACCGCCCTGCACTTGGCCACCATCGCCTGCCAGCCCCAGTGCGtgaaggtgctgctgcag CACGGAGCCAACGAGCACCACGTGGACGGGCAGAACCGGACACCGCTGCACTGGGCCG cctcctcgGGCTGCGCCTCCAGCGTCCTCCTGCTCTGCGACCACGAGGCCCCACTGGATGTCCCCGACACC cacggccagaCCCCCCTGATGCTGGCGGCGCAGGGGAACCACGCAGCCGTTTGTGCCCAGCTCCTGCGGCGCGGGGCCGAGCCCGGGCTGGCCGACAGGGACGGCAG GACGGCGCTGGAGCTGGCGCTGGCTCATGGCAGCCTGGAAGCGGccgagctgctgcagggccacaAGAGGGACGGGGACACTGGGAATGTCACCAGGAATGGCACCGGGAAGGCCCCGAGCCAGGCCCTACAGAAGGTCCCaccctgcaggaggagag AGAATGGTGCCGGACAGGTGGGGATCCggggcgaggaggaggaggaggaggaggctgaggagcagcGGGACGGATCCGCTGCCCCCCAGCtgtgggaggagctgcagaggaagacTCTGGAATGCCGGCGGCTGGAGGAAGCTGCCGAGGGCAcccggcggcggctgcgggagcTCGTCCGGCTCCTGCCGGGACGGGATGcgggtgaggatgaggaggaggaagaggacgGCGCCTGCCTGGAGCTCCTGGCCCGGTGTGTGGCGGAGCTGAGGAAGAGGACAAGGGATGAAGAGTGGGAAGGAGGACACGGCAGCGCCGAGGCTCCAGCGCTGCTCCCGTTCCTGgcctggctgggagaggagtgCTCCAAAATGCGGGAAGCGAAGGCCGGCGCCTTCTCCCGGAGCCAGGAGCTGCGCCGGGAGGCGGAGGATTCCCTCCGGGACGGGGCCGGGGGCCGGAGCGCGGCcgcctgggagcagctggcggcggggctggagcaggcgctggagcagcaggaccagATCCACGCCAGGATTCTCCAGGgatcccaaaccctcctgggaaAGCTGCACCGGGAGCCGGCGTGCCGGTGCGCCGTGAACGGCACGGAGCCGGCCCCGGGCGGGAAGAGCCGGGAGGAGATCCCGAGGGAGAACGGGAGGatggagaaggagctgctggagctgcggGAGGGCAACGGGAAGCTCCTGGTGGAGCTGGCGCGGCTGGGCCGAGAGCGGGAgcggctgcagcaggagctgcgggagctgcgGGGTCCCGGGACGCGGGACGAGGCGCGGCGGCTGCGCCGGGAGCTGCGGGCGCTGCGGGACGGGCTGGGCGAGCGGGTGCGGGAGGCGGGAGGCGACGGCGGGGCCGGGATCCTCCGGGACCTGCACCGGCGGCTGGACGCGCTGGTGCGGTCCCAGCACGAcgccctgcagctcctcacggAGATGGAGGGAGAGGCCGGGGAGacccccgggagcggcggggaggGCGGGCTACCGGCAGAACCGGAGGTGCCGCAGGGCCCGGAGCGCGGCACCGCCGGTGTCCCGGCGGGGTCGGAGGTGGAGCGGtggcgggaggcggcggcggcggcggaggcgcgggcggccgggcgggagcgggagctgcgggagctgcgGGAGTCGGCGGAGGGGCGGGAGCGCAGCCTGGCAGCGCTGCGGGAACGGGCGGCCCGGCTGGAGCGCGCCTGCCGGGACAAGGACGGGAAG ctgaagcagctgctggcagagacaGAGAAACTCTCGGCCGAGGTGTTGGGGCTGCGGGGCCGgagtgcccagctccagctccagctcgaG GtccagcagaagcagcaccGGGACACCGTGGCCGTGTACCGGAGCCAcctcctccaggctgcccag GGCTTCATGGACCAGGGCGTCCACGCCGCGCTGCTGCGGATCCTGCGGGCCGAGGC GGGGCCGTGGCATTAA
- the MLLT11 gene encoding protein AF1q → MLDTISSQYDSFIYWRMPIPRLDVAELEGLGLADMALYKPKGGLGKLGDRGSQDLSQEEDSLLQFNSFNFWRAPIASISSLDFDLI, encoded by the coding sequence ATGCTGGACACCATCAGCAGCCAGTACGACTCCTTCATCTACTGGAGGATGCCGATCCCGCGGCTGGACGTGGCcgagctggaggggctggggctcgcAGACATGGCCCTCTACAAGCCCAAGGGAGGGCTGGGCAAGCTCGGGGACCGGGGCAGCCAGGACCTCTCCCAGGAAGAGGACAGTCTGCTGCAGTTCAACAGCTTTAACTTCTGGCGAGCTCCCATCGCCAGCATCAGCTCCTTAGATTTCGATTTAATTTGa
- the LOC134563204 gene encoding uncharacterized protein LOC134563204 yields the protein MEGAGGPSERGDLGGLRRRDPRVVNAHPESKSRHKHPTFILTSGQVLDLLPSANAKTTSVPGVSSHTLEPFPFSFYSRKREGNPGSFLWRLLCFPRQEGGSGGSRGCGLCHPSATVPKPPAPASPASEARSSRVQSQKEKIPAPVSPGTPGHGGAGRAECPWGDSDSVTFKPHQDILGFSWKPNTLRRRNAKLAVVSLAETLPLSCPSLGVNHPTAETPTCYSIIYPRLCTVPLISASAHLVPALNCPGHCNLVILRDRYKWCSAEQGTAPELCFVSSRDVIPQPCLLPPILPACPRDTRLFGLTSGQEKRIRKQSRSLVRAWRRVTSVLSVYRLALLKNNFLKLLIILNYLPNYYKSFLAWDPPGRQRGNCLGGATFSHSHELSPPCLAKFCLPKAKTHVYRFKIFILWKFAVLACA from the exons ATGGAGGGGGCTGGAGGACCCTCTGAGAGGGGCGATCTTGGCGGTCTGAGGAGGAGGGACCCCCGTGTGGTGAACGCTCACCCAGAGAGCAAATCCCGTCACAAACATCCCACCTTCATCCTTACATCGGGGCAAGTTCTCGATCTCCTCCCTTCAGCGAACGCCAAAACTACCTCAG TCCCAGGAGTCTCCAGCCACACTCTCGAGCCTTTCCCCTTCAGTTTCTATtcaaggaagagagaaggaaaccCTGGCTCTTTTCTCTGGCGTTTGCTTTGTTTCCCAAGGCAAGAGGGAGGAAGTGGTggaagcagaggctgtggaCTGTGCCACCCGAGTGCcactgtccccaagccccctgcccctgccagccctgccagcgaGGCGAGGAGCAGCCGGGTTCAatcccaaaaggaaaaaattccagCTCCTGTGAGCCCGGGCACTCCTGGGCAcggtggggctgggagggctgagTGTCCGTGGGGCGACAGCGACTCAGTGACATTTAAACCACACCAGgatattttgggtttttcctgGAAACCCAACACCCTCAGGAGGAGAAATGCCAAGCTGGCCGTTGTCTCTTTGGCAGAGACCCTTCCTTTATCCTGTCCCAGTCTGGGGGTAAATCATCCAACTGCTGAAACTCCGACCTGTTATTCCATCATTTATCCAAGGCTTTGTACTGTGCCATTAATATCAGCCTCAGCCCACCTTGTCCCTGCATTAAACTGCCCGGGGCACTGTAATCTCGTTATTTTACGAGACAGATACAAATGgtgttcagcagagcagggcacagctccagagctctgttttgtttcctccaGGGATGTCATTCCCCAGCCTTGCCTACTACCGCCAATTCTTCCAGCGTGTCCCAGGGATACTCGATTATTTGGATTAACTTCGGGGCAGGAAAAGAGGATTAGGAAGCAGAGCCGCTCTTTAGTGCGTGCATGGAGACGGGTTACATCAGTTCTGTCTGTTTACAGACTTGCCCTgctgaaaaacaattttctaaAGCTGTTAATTATTCTGAATTATTTGCCAAATTACTACAAATCATTCCTGGCTTGGGACCCACCAGGAAGACAAAGGGGGAACTGTTTAGGTGGTGCTACCTTCAGTCACTCACATGAGCTTTCTCCTCCCTGCTTGGCCAAATTCTGCCTTCCCAAAGCAAAAACTCATGTttacagatttaaaatatttattctctgGAAATTTGCAGTTCTTGCATGTGCTTAA